CTGGACGGCGCGACAACTGAAACGTGTTTCCGGGAAGGGGCGGGGCCCGCGAACCGGACGAGCGCTGCACAGAGCACTCCAGCAGCCAGGAAGCGGTTACTACGCCAGTACCACCAGGGCTGCCCAAACCCTGATTCGTCCGGGTCACACAAGCCGATTGACTGTGTCTCAACGCCAGACCTACGGTAGAAAACGCTTTCAGCAACGTTTCTCAAGCACCCAGGGAGAGTCATGCCCAGCGCGCAGCTGCCCAGGGCCGTGTTCGCCATGGACCCGGTGCACCTCCCTCTGCTGTTCCCGGCACCGCTCCTGGCCCGGCTGCAGCGGACGGCCGACATCGACCCCGGGCTGGTCGTGCGGGACTTCAGCGATCCCGTCGCCGCATCACTGCTGGCCGAAGCGGACGTCCTGATCACCGGCTGGGGGTGCCCCCGCCTCGATGCATGCGCCCTCGCCGGGACGCCCCGGCTGCGTGCCGTCCTGCACGCCGCGGGCTCGGTCCGCTCACTGGTCGGCGGGTCCCTGTGGGCTCAGGGGGTGACGGTGTCCAGTGCGGTCACCGGAAACGCCGTGCCGGTGGCCGAATACACCCTCGCGATGATCCTGCTCGCCGGTAAGGACGCCTTTGTCCACCGCGAGCGCTTCCGCCGCACCCGAGCCCACCCGACGCACGCGGAAACCGCTGCCACCGGGAACCTCGGCCGCCGCGTCGGCATCATCGGAGCCTCCCGTGTGGGACGTCGCCTGCTGGAACTTCTACGCCCGTACGATTTCGACCTTCTCCTGCACGACCCCTACGTGGACGCGGCCGAGGCCGCCGAACTCGGCGCACAGTTGCTCTCCCTGGAGGAACTGCTGCGGCGCAGCGACATCGTCAGCCTGCACGCGCCCGACATTCCGGAGACCCGGCACATGCTAGACCGCGACCGGCTCGCTCTGATCCGCGACCACGGCGTGCTGATCAACACGTCGCGGGGCGCCCTGGTCGACCATGCCGCCCTCACCGACGAACTGGTCGCGGGGCGCCTTTACGCGGTCCTGGACGTGACCGAACCCGAGCCGCTGCCCGCCGACTCCCCGTTGTACCGATTGCCGAACGTGTTTCTCACGCCGCATATCGCCGGTTCGCTCGGTAACGAGCTGGAGCGACTCGGCCGCATCGTCGTCGAGGAGCTGGAACGGCTGGCCGAGGGGCTTCCGCTCACCCATGAGGTGCACCGTGCAGACCTGGCCAGAGTGGCCTGACAGCCGGTCTTCCTTCTGTTCCTGTGCGGTGGTCGCCAGTGATCGCCGGGAGTCGCCGAGGTTATCCACAGGCCCGTCCACCTGGAAGAACAGTTGGGATACGGTTCCCGCACCCACCGGGGGGCCGGGTACCCCAGCCGTCCGGTGACGGGGCCACACAGGTCTCCGCGACCAAGGCCTCCACGGCGTGCTCCACGGCGCCCACGACGGTAAGGAGCGGCAACATGAGTCAGAGCAGGACGACCGGGAAACCCGGCCGGGTGACGATAAGGGACGTCGCACATCGAGCGGGAGTCTCGGTAGCAAGCGTTTCCCGGGTCCTATCCGGCAACTACCCGGTCTCGAACGACATCCGCAGCCGCGTGATGCAGGTGGTCGGCGACCTGGACTACGTCACCAACGCGCATGCCCGGTCCCTGGCCGGGGGCGGAACTCCGACAGTGGCGATACTCATGAACGACATCACCGGCGCGGCGTTCGCCCATGTGGCGAAGGGGGTCGAAGGCGCGGCGGCGCTGCGTGGCTGGCTCTCGCTCGTCGGCACGACGGGTGACGATCCCGAACGCGAGCTCGCCCTGGTCAACATGATGCGCCAGCAGGGCGTCGCGGCGGTGGTCCTGCTCGGCGGCGCCTACGACCACGACGAGTACCAGTTGCGCATGGGCCGCTTCGCACGGTCCCTGGACGCGGCCGGCTCGCATCTGGTCCTGGTCGGCAGGCCGCCGTTGGAGAGAGACGTGCCGGCGACGACGGTCGACTACGACAACGAGTCCGGCGCCTACGCGATGGCCAGTCATCTGCTGTCGGCCGGTCACAGGCGCGTCCTGGTCCTGCCGGGCCCCGCCGGACTGACCACCGCGCAGGGCAGGTTGAAGGGGGCACGGCGGGCCTTCGAGGCCTACGGTGCACGGTTCGATCCGGGGTCGGTGCGGCACGGTCCGTACGACGACGAGCACGGGTACGCGGCGGTGGAGGCTGCCCTGCGCGAGAATCCGGGCTTCACCGCCGTGCTCGCCGGTACGGACATCGTCGCCGCAGGCGCCATGCAAGCGGTACGGGCAGCCGGGCTGCGGGTGCCGGACGATGTGTCGATCACGGGCTGTGACGACACCCCCCTTGCTTCCCAGCTCACGCCCCAACTCACCACGGTGCACGTGCCGTACGAGGAGATGGGCCGGGTCGCCCTGCGCGCGGTGGCCGATCGGCGGGAGGGGACCGGAGCATCCGCCCGGCGCAAGGGCGGGGACGTCGAACACCTGGTACTGGGCACCCACGTCGTCGTACGGAACTCGGTACGACCGCCGAAACGCGGTCGCTGAGCCCGTGGTGACGCCGGGCGTCGGCATCGCTCGTGACCCGCGCCTTCGCGCTTCGGGCCTTTCGCACCCCAGTGTTCCCGAAGCGCAGGTCCGCACCCGCCCGACGGCCCGGACAGGGCGCCCGGAATGATCTCGCGTTCCCCGGTCTCTTCACGCCGTGCTGTGCCACACCTAGTATAGCAAGCGCTTTCTGCGGGTCGTCTGTTTCGGGATCGGCTCCGAAACGACGCTGGTCGAACTTTCGCTGGCCCTCGGGCGGGCCGGAGAGGTGGTTCCCGATGGTGCGCACGGCGGGTGCGAGCACGAGTCCTGGCGTGCCGGGCGGGCCGACATTGGCGGTCGTGGCCCGTGAGGCTGGGGTCTCGGTGCCGACCGCATCCAAGGTGGTGAACGGCAGGGAAGACGTCGCTCCCGAGACCCGACGCCGGGTCACCGAAGCGCTGGACCGCCTCGGTTACGTGCGCAGACCGCGCTTCGACGCGACGAAGCCGACCAGGCTGATCGATCTCGTCGTGCACTCGTTGGACAGCTCGTGGTCGGGCGCGGTGCTGCACGGTGTGGAGGAGGCGGCGTACGACGCGGACCTGGACGTCGTCGTCTCGGCGGGCCTGTCCCGCACCCGTGCCGGCCGTCCGCAGCGTGCCTGGCTCGACAAGCTGGCTGCCAGAGGTTCCGCCGGAGTCCTGTTCAACCTGGCCGAGTTGACGGCGTCCCAGTACGCGTGGCTGGAGCAGCATCGCGTCCCGTTCGTGATGATCGACCCGGTGGTCGAGCCGCCGCCCGAGGTGGTCTCGGTCGGCGCGGCGAACTGGCAGGGCGGGGTGACGGCGACCCAACACCTCCTGGAGCTCGGGCATGAGCGCATCGCCGTGATCGCAGGATCGCGCCGCTGGATGTGCAGCAGCGCCAGAGTCGCCGGCTACCGCTCGGCGTTGGCGTCGGCCCAAGTCGCCTACCGCCCCGAGTTTCTTCGCCACGGCGACTTCGACGAGTCCGTCGCTCGCCGCCGCATGGATGAACTGCTGGACCTGCCCATGCCGCCGACCGCCGTCTTCGTCTGTTCCGACCGCATGGCTCTCGGGGTCTACCAGGCTCTGGCCGAACGGGGGTTGCGAGTTCCGCACGACGTCAGCGTGGTCGGTTTCGACGACCTGCCGGAGTCCCGCTGGACGACCCCCGCCCTCACCACCGTTCGACAGCCACTGGGGGAAATGGCGGCGACAGCCCTGCGGTTACTGGTGCGGATGATGGACGGAGAGCACCCGGAGGGAACCCGGACGGAACTGTCGACGCGGCTCGTCCCGAGAGCGAGCACGGCGCCGCCGCCGGGCTGACGAACTCGCCCGCCCGGCTACTGCTCCCGACCTGACGCCCGCCCGGTCCGCGCTGTTCCCCTCCTCACCCCGCCTTCCCGGCCCCCAACCAGTACGTTCGCACGCGCACGCGCACTCGCACGCGCAACAGCATCCACATCCACATCCGCACCGCATCCGCGTCCGCTGACCGGTCGGCCCGGTGCCCCTTCCGGGCACCGTCACTGTCATCGCACCCCCGCGTTCGCCTCATCCCTCAGGTCACCCTTCGTCCTCGCCGATTCCCGGCTGTGTACCGCCTCTTCCGAGGCGGGGCGGCGATGGGCGATGTTGCCCTCCAACAGGCGGGTGGCGGTTGCCACGCCCACGCCGTCCACGGCATCCGGCACCGGCAGTCGGCCATCCGTCCGCTTCAGTTCGGCGAGGGCGGAGTGCACGGCCTCATGGGCCGCGAACAGGCACGGAGTGCTGTAGATGGCGACGTTCACACCGAGGTCGGAGAGCTCGCTCAGAGAGAGCCGGGGCGACTTGCCGCCGGCGATCTGGTTGAACAGCAGCGGCTTGTCTCCGACCACGGCGCGGATCCGGCGGATCCACTCCACACTGCGGACACCGTCGACCAGGACCACGTCCGCGTCCGTCGCAGCCAGGGACGCGGCCCGGTGCAGGATGTCGACCTCGTCGGTGGCATCGGTGCGGGCGACCACCACCAGGTCCTGACGGGTGGCCAGCACCATCTCCAGCTTGGCGAGGTACTCGCGCAACGGCAGCACCTGCTTGCCGTCGGCGTGACCGCACCGGCGCGGCCGTTTCTGGTCCTCCAGGATGACGCCGGACGCTCCGATCCGTTCCAGCCCCTCCACCACGTGGCAGGCGACCTCCGGGTCGACGTAACCGTCGTCGATGTCGACCAGCAGATGGTGCGCCGGAAACGCGCCCCGCAACCGTTGTACGAACGCCATCATGTCCGGCCAGGCGATGAAACCGATGTCCGGCAGCCCGTAGTACGAGGCCGCGAAGCCGAAACCGGAGACGAACATCCCGTCGTAGTGCTGCGCCGCGATCGACGCCGAGTACATGTCGTACACGCCGATCAGCGGAGTCGTTCCCGGACCGGCGATCCGGTCGCGCAGCTTGGTCCCGTGAGTCAACGTACGGCTCCTCCTGTGCATCCCTTTTCCGGAACGATCTCCGCAAGTCGTTCCGGAACAGATTTCCGAAACAAGAGGATGTCCGTGTCGGGCCGGAACTCCGTCCTCCGTACCGTCCTCACTCACCCCGATGGCGCAAGCGGTTCACCGAAGAAACGTCACTGGAAACTCGTACCCGACACCCGGTTCGGCTGGTTCGGCCCAGCACTCAGCTCCGCAGCCCGGCCGCCCAGAGGAGTCCACCTCGCAGGTGTGCCAGGAACTCAGGGTTGCGGTAGGCCTCGGCCGCGTGGCCGAGAGCGGTGTAGAAGACCCGCCCCCGGCCCTGTTCACGGCACCACACCAGCGGATGGTCGGCGCCCATCCCGCCGCCCTCGTACGACGTCTCGTCGGCGGTGACGAGGACGCGCACCCGCCCGCGTGGGTTGGCGCGGAAGTCGTACCACTCGTCGGTGAAGTCCCAGACGGTCGGCAGGAGGCGGGTGGCGGGGTGGCCGTGGTCCTCCACCACCGCCTTGCCGGGCTGATGCTCCGGGTGCCTGGCGAACCGGGCCCCGAGGAGTTCGCCGTAGTAGGGCCAGTCGTACTCGGTGCACGCCGCCGCGTGTACCCCGACGAAGCCGCCCCCCGCCTCTATGTACCGGGAGAGCCGGCCTCGCCCGCCCGGAGTGAGCACCTCGCCGCTGGTGGAGAGGAAGACCACGGCCGCGTACCCGTCCAGCGGGGCCTCCAGCGCCCCAGGGTCCTCCGTGTGATCGACGGTGAACTCCCCCAGATCACGTACCGCGGCGACGGCGTCCGGGATCGAATCGTGGCGGTAGGCGGCCGTGCGGCTGTAGACGAGCAGACGGGTGTTCATGAGGACGAGCCTATTCTCGGGCTTTCACGAGCGGTGCCTTCGACCGCTTGCCCGGAGACGCGAGAAGTGCTCCTGAACCGCCACGATGAGACCTGCGGTGGGTCCTGCCGCGTTGCTGTCGCAGGAGCATTCCTTAAGTCGAAGGGGCATTTTCCAGAGGAAGAGTGCTGACCCGTATCCGCATGTCCGCGTCCAGCGCCACGGGTGGGGTCGGACAGGTCGGGTGCTGCTGGTCGAGACAGTCCGCAGTACCGGCTCGCAGCAGGCGATACTGATCGTTGGTCTTCTGTGCGTATTACTTGGGGGTCTCGTGAGTCTGAGTCCGCGCGAGGTGTTTCTCCGGCTTGTTCATGGGGTCGCCGAGGGGAACTCGAGCGAGCTGCCTGACTTGTACGGCGAAGTCACCGATGTCCGGCATCCGATGGCGACGCCGGAGTCCGAGCCGTTGACCAGTCGGCGTGCGCTCCGGGAACACTTCACGGTGCCGCCGGAAGTCCGGGAGTCCTGGCCGAAGAGGAGTGTCGTCGATGTCGTCGTTCACGAGACCGCCGATCCTGAAGTGATCGTCGCCGAGTTCGCCTACGAGTTCACGTTGCCGGACGATTCCATGGCCAAGGTGCCCTGCATTTTCGTCATGCGTGTGCGGGACGGTCAGATCATCGAGTCGCGCGACTACATCGACCCGATCCGTACCTACACCGCGCGCGGGGACCTGGACCGCCTCCTCGCGTCGTTGCGCAAGGGTGATACTGCGGGCTGAGCCGGCCGTCTTCGCCCCGGTCGCTTCCGACCCGACGGTCTCCCGCCCGATCGACGCCCTCGCCGACGCCGGCGAGAAAGCCCGGCGGGACATCAGACCGCGGAGGCGGGCTGGAACAGGGCCGCCGACCACCTCACCCCGCCCAACTGGCCCTTGCCCAACTGGCCCTTGCTCAACTGGCCCTTGCTCAACTGGCCCTTGCTCAACTGCCGAAGACGTATCACGTGCCCATTCTGATGTTCCTGTTCTGACGGGCCCCCTGTGTCGTGTCCGTTTCTTTCAAGACCGCTTGCGGCGACCGTGCCTACCGTGGCCTCATGAGTCCACGATTCGATGCCATCGGCCTGGTCGTCTCCGACATGGCCGCCTCCGTCACCTTCTACCGCCGACTGGGGTTCCTCTTCCCCGAAGGCTCGGAGGAGCAGCCGCACGCCGAGGCCGAACTGCCGGGTGGGCTGCGGCTGCTGCTGGACACAGAAAGCACGGTCCGTTCGTTCCATCCGGAGTGGCGAGCACCGTCAGGCGGCAGCCGGGCCTCGCTCGCGCTGCGCTGTGACACACCGGAGGACGTCGACACGGTGTACGAGGAACTGGTGGCCGCCGGTCACCCGGGCGCGCTGAAGCCCTGGAACGCCTTCTGGGGTCAGCGGTATGCCGTCCTGCACGACCCTGACGGCAACGGCGTCGACCTCTTCGCTCCGCTGGAGCAGTAGTCCCGGACTCTCGATCGCGCCGCCACGCCGGGCGACTCACCGGACCCGTCGGGCCGGAACACAGAGCACCGTCCCTGTCGGCCCACCGGAACCACGCCTACTGATCCACCGCACCCGCCCCCCGGCCCAGGGTCGGCCCCACAGGACCAGGGGCCCGTCCTGCCGGACCAGGGACCCGTCCCGCCGGACCAGGGACCCGTCCCGCCGGATCAATATGCGCGATCGGATGGGTCGCCCAGCGGTTCGGCCGACCGTGCCCGATGCTCCGCAGGTGCAGGGCCGGTCTGCGGCGATGCGACAGGCGGGCGCCGGTGCAGGAGCAGGTCTCCCAGCGTGGAGCCCGTGAACTCCCTCACCTCCCGGGCCAGATGGGCTTGGTCGGCGTATCCGGTGCGGGCAGCCGTGTCCACGAAGGTCGTGCCCCCGCGGGCCAGCCCGAGAGCACGTTGCATACGCAGGATCCGGGCCAGCGTCTTGGGCCCATAGCCGAAGGCAGCGAGCGAACGACGGTGCAACTGGCGTGCTCCGATGCCGAGTTCATCGGCAGTCGCGGCCACCGCGCGACCTGCGGCGAGGACGGCGACGAGACGGCGCAGTTCCGGGTCGGGCGGAGCCGCCCGTTCCAGGGCCAGCGACTCCAGCGCCGTCGCCGGTCGGTCCGCGGTGGTGATCCGGTCGGTCAGTCGCCGCACCTCGGGCATCGGCCACAGGTC
The window above is part of the Streptomyces sp. NBC_00425 genome. Proteins encoded here:
- a CDS encoding LacI family DNA-binding transcriptional regulator — protein: MSQSRTTGKPGRVTIRDVAHRAGVSVASVSRVLSGNYPVSNDIRSRVMQVVGDLDYVTNAHARSLAGGGTPTVAILMNDITGAAFAHVAKGVEGAAALRGWLSLVGTTGDDPERELALVNMMRQQGVAAVVLLGGAYDHDEYQLRMGRFARSLDAAGSHLVLVGRPPLERDVPATTVDYDNESGAYAMASHLLSAGHRRVLVLPGPAGLTTAQGRLKGARRAFEAYGARFDPGSVRHGPYDDEHGYAAVEAALRENPGFTAVLAGTDIVAAGAMQAVRAAGLRVPDDVSITGCDDTPLASQLTPQLTTVHVPYEEMGRVALRAVADRREGTGASARRKGGDVEHLVLGTHVVVRNSVRPPKRGR
- a CDS encoding hydroxyacid dehydrogenase — encoded protein: MPSAQLPRAVFAMDPVHLPLLFPAPLLARLQRTADIDPGLVVRDFSDPVAASLLAEADVLITGWGCPRLDACALAGTPRLRAVLHAAGSVRSLVGGSLWAQGVTVSSAVTGNAVPVAEYTLAMILLAGKDAFVHRERFRRTRAHPTHAETAATGNLGRRVGIIGASRVGRRLLELLRPYDFDLLLHDPYVDAAEAAELGAQLLSLEELLRRSDIVSLHAPDIPETRHMLDRDRLALIRDHGVLINTSRGALVDHAALTDELVAGRLYAVLDVTEPEPLPADSPLYRLPNVFLTPHIAGSLGNELERLGRIVVEELERLAEGLPLTHEVHRADLARVA
- a CDS encoding helix-turn-helix domain-containing protein is translated as MYEERASRLAGAVVWTNTPSASSPAFPVLPDGCMDLLYSEGRLLVAGPDTRAHIPDGPPVPWWGIRFFPGAAPPFLGVPAHELRDRRVELADLWPMPEVRRLTDRITTADRPATALESLALERAAPPDPELRRLVAVLAAGRAVAATADELGIGARQLHRRSLAAFGYGPKTLARILRMQRALGLARGGTTFVDTAARTGYADQAHLAREVREFTGSTLGDLLLHRRPPVASPQTGPAPAEHRARSAEPLGDPSDRAY
- a CDS encoding LacI family DNA-binding transcriptional regulator encodes the protein MVRTAGASTSPGVPGGPTLAVVAREAGVSVPTASKVVNGREDVAPETRRRVTEALDRLGYVRRPRFDATKPTRLIDLVVHSLDSSWSGAVLHGVEEAAYDADLDVVVSAGLSRTRAGRPQRAWLDKLAARGSAGVLFNLAELTASQYAWLEQHRVPFVMIDPVVEPPPEVVSVGAANWQGGVTATQHLLELGHERIAVIAGSRRWMCSSARVAGYRSALASAQVAYRPEFLRHGDFDESVARRRMDELLDLPMPPTAVFVCSDRMALGVYQALAERGLRVPHDVSVVGFDDLPESRWTTPALTTVRQPLGEMAATALRLLVRMMDGEHPEGTRTELSTRLVPRASTAPPPG
- a CDS encoding VOC family protein, encoding MSPRFDAIGLVVSDMAASVTFYRRLGFLFPEGSEEQPHAEAELPGGLRLLLDTESTVRSFHPEWRAPSGGSRASLALRCDTPEDVDTVYEELVAAGHPGALKPWNAFWGQRYAVLHDPDGNGVDLFAPLEQ
- a CDS encoding ThuA domain-containing protein, which produces MNTRLLVYSRTAAYRHDSIPDAVAAVRDLGEFTVDHTEDPGALEAPLDGYAAVVFLSTSGEVLTPGGRGRLSRYIEAGGGFVGVHAAACTEYDWPYYGELLGARFARHPEHQPGKAVVEDHGHPATRLLPTVWDFTDEWYDFRANPRGRVRVLVTADETSYEGGGMGADHPLVWCREQGRGRVFYTALGHAAEAYRNPEFLAHLRGGLLWAAGLRS
- a CDS encoding isocitrate lyase/PEP mutase family protein, with the protein product MTHGTKLRDRIAGPGTTPLIGVYDMYSASIAAQHYDGMFVSGFGFAASYYGLPDIGFIAWPDMMAFVQRLRGAFPAHHLLVDIDDGYVDPEVACHVVEGLERIGASGVILEDQKRPRRCGHADGKQVLPLREYLAKLEMVLATRQDLVVVARTDATDEVDILHRAASLAATDADVVLVDGVRSVEWIRRIRAVVGDKPLLFNQIAGGKSPRLSLSELSDLGVNVAIYSTPCLFAAHEAVHSALAELKRTDGRLPVPDAVDGVGVATATRLLEGNIAHRRPASEEAVHSRESARTKGDLRDEANAGVR
- a CDS encoding nuclear transport factor 2 family protein yields the protein MLLVETVRSTGSQQAILIVGLLCVLLGGLVSLSPREVFLRLVHGVAEGNSSELPDLYGEVTDVRHPMATPESEPLTSRRALREHFTVPPEVRESWPKRSVVDVVVHETADPEVIVAEFAYEFTLPDDSMAKVPCIFVMRVRDGQIIESRDYIDPIRTYTARGDLDRLLASLRKGDTAG